The proteins below are encoded in one region of Carcharodon carcharias isolate sCarCar2 chromosome 2, sCarCar2.pri, whole genome shotgun sequence:
- the bmp2a gene encoding bone morphogenetic protein 2, with product MTAGRRSLMVLLLCQVLFGGSAGLIPEVGRRKFAEQREANSGRASPLQTEDMLQEFELRLLNMFGLRRRPQPSQNPVIPQYMVDLYRLHSGEEGRAGSVLSHFPERPASHANTVRSFHHEEPMEELPGARGEATYRFFFNLNSIPKEELITSAELRIYREQEREACVNASGGYHRINVYEILKVAATSGSDPITRLLDTKLVHHNVSKWESFDVSPSVMRWTVQGQPNYGFMVEVIHLDQECRHSKRHVRISRSLHQDEESWPQRRPLLVTFSHNGKGHTLEKRVRRQAKHKQKKRHRSSCKRHPLYVDFSDVGWNDWIVAPPGYHAFYCQGECPFPLADHLNSTNHAIVQTLVNSVNANIPRACCVPTDLSPISMLYLDEYDKVVLKNYQDMVVEGCGCR from the exons ATGACCGCTGGCAGACGATCTCTGATGGTGCTCCTGCTCTGTCAGGTCCTCTTCGGAGGCTCGGCCGGGCTCATCCCCGAGGTCGGCCGGAGAAAGTTCGCCGAGCAGCGGGAGGCCAACTCGGGCCGGGCGAGCCCCCTGCAGACCGAGGACATGCTCCAGGAGTTCGAGCTGCGGCTGCTCAACATGTTCGGCCTCCGGCGCCGCCCTCAGCCCAGCCAAAACCCGGTGATCCCGCAGTACATGGTGGACCTGTACCGGCTGCACTCCGGCGAGGAAGGGCGGGCTGGCTCGGTCCTGTCCCACTTCCCCGAGAGGCCAGCCAGCCACGCCAACACAGTCAGGAGCTTTCACCACGAAG AACCAATGGAGGAGCTGCCTGGGGCCAGAGGAGAGGCAACCTACCGATTTTTCTTCAATTTGAACTCTATACCGAAGGAGGAGCTCATCACCTCGGCAGAGTTGAGGATCTACCGCGAGCAGGAGCGGGAAGCCTGTGTGAACGCCAGCGGTGGTTACCATCGCATCAACGTTTACGAAATTCTCAAAGTGGCAGCGACCTCTGGCAGCGATCCCATCACGCGACTGCTGGACACAAAGCTGGTGCACCACAATGTGAGCAAATGGGAGAGCTTTGATGTCAGCCCTTCTGTTATGAGGTGGACCGTACAAGGGCAGCCCAACTATGGGTTTATGGTGGAAGTCATTCACTTGGACCAGGAGTGCAGACATTCTAAGCGACATGTCAGGATCAGTCGGTCCTTGCACCAAGATGAAGAAAGCTGGCCCCAGAGGAGGCCTTTGTTGGTGACGTTTAGCCACAATGGCAAAGGACATACTCTTGAGAAAAGAGTGAGGCGTCAGGCCAAACACAAGCAGAAGAAAAGGCACAGGTCTAGCTGCAAGCGGCATCCTTTATACGTGGATTTCAGTGATGTGGGGTGGAATGACTGGATAGTGGCACCTCCGGGATATCATGCCTTTTACTGCCAAGGAGAGTGTCCCTTTCCATTGGCAGATCACTTAAACTCAACGAACCATGCCATTGTGCAGACATTGGTGAACTCTGTCAATGCAAACATTCCCAGGGCGTGCTGCGTCCCAACGGACCTCAGTCCCATCTCAATGCTTTATCTTGATGAATACGACAAAGTTGTATTAAAGAACTACCAAGATATGGTTgtggagggttgtggatgtcgttAA